The following are encoded together in the Lathyrus oleraceus cultivar Zhongwan6 chromosome 3, CAAS_Psat_ZW6_1.0, whole genome shotgun sequence genome:
- the LOC127127990 gene encoding uncharacterized protein LOC127127990: MKILEANVSALTNFEVLDFIRGKGASKDPTRVIAKVAMSEYKVYDYLVNTAAGCQTRENVKEYLTSIKQHELSEAEVLNVLNIRPAAEVELFHIIEDCTVRFPDEEIAEIVELVEKTLPAPSNKETSKEISEGEEETETEKHENVNEISQDQTEDGEQMDTS, translated from the exons ATGAAAAT CTTGGAGGCCAATGTTTCTGCACTTACAAATTTTGAGGTCCTTGATTTCATACGAGGTAAAGGAGCTTCAAAAGATCCAACACGGGTTATTGCCAAAGTAGCAATGTCCGAATACAAG GTTTACGATTATTTGGTTAATACTGCAGCTGGTTGTCAAACAAGGGAGAACGTCAAAGAGTATTTGACAAGTATTAAACAGCATGAGCTGTCAGAGGCTGAGGTTCTCAATGTATTAAACATCAGACCAGCTGCTGAAGTTGAATTATTTCAT ATCATAGAGGATTGCACAGTCCGTTTTCCAGATGAAGAGATAGCTGAAATAGTAGAACTGGTAGAAAAAACATTGCCAGCACCATCTAACAAAGAGACATCAAAAGAAATCTCTGAGGGTGAAGAAGAAACTGAAACAGAGAAACATGAAAACGTTAATGAGATTAGTCAAGATCAAACTGAAGATGGAGAACAAATGGACACAAGTTGA